From a single Nicotiana tomentosiformis chromosome 2, ASM39032v3, whole genome shotgun sequence genomic region:
- the LOC104107288 gene encoding transcription termination factor MTERF8, chloroplastic-like translates to MLQSLYKCQRHLCTKIRKSSVFVQFVSTSCSSNITNDESKSLISLCRRKSHGLSKETIISEAKTVQLDTHACSEVSAVVDFFQNHGFSATQVKKIVRMRPCLLASKVDKTLKPKLKFLQSIGFSEDECSKIICYNPNILLSSIRKLLTPSFDSLKTFMGSKVQAMDAVRRSPQILSRKISHNWKQTVQVLHQIGIPDSQVSEFIFKSPIILTINPQKMSVVGLRLKEMGFDVTSPAFRIAFTTMSKVSHSNLERKLETYRSAGFSDEEILNIFRSQPTCMFYTEENIRSLVAFYVDRLHLSPSHLSQRPAFLLRSLKRRVIPRCSVMQVLWSRGIVPEAGKLSTILMIREKDFLQKYVTRYEAKVPELQAAYQGELMFKEYSFHLREIRQISMSKGSSSKTKVA, encoded by the coding sequence ATGCTTCAATCTCTGTATAAATGCCAAAGACACTTGTGTACAAAGATCAGGAAAAGCAGCGTCTTCGTGCAGTTTGTGTCAACTAGCTGTAGCAGCAACATCACAAATGACGAGAGCAAGTCACTCATTAGCTTGTGTCGCAGGAAGTCGCATGGTTTATCAAAAGAAACCATCATTAGTGAAGCAAAAACAGTCCAATTAGACACTCATGCATGTTCAGAAGTTTCAGCTGTAGTTGACTTCTTCCAAAACCATGGGTTTTCTGCAACCCAAGTGAAGAAAATAGTTAGAATGCGCCCTTGTTTATTAGCATCGAAGGTGGACAAAACCCTAAAGCCCAAGTTGAAGTTCTTGCAATCAATTGGCTTTTCTGAAGATGAATGCAGCAAGATTATCTGTTATAACCCCAACATACTCCTCAGTAGCATAAGGAAACTACTGACTCCATCCTTTGATTCCCTGAAGACTTTCATGGGTAGTAAAGTGCAAGCAATGGATGCCGTCAGACGAAGTCCACAAATCCTTAGTCGAAAGATCTCTCATAATTGGAAGCAGACTGTACAGGTATTGCACCAAATTGGTATTCCTGATTCTCAAGTTTCAGAGTTTATTTTCAAATCTCCAATTATCTTGACCATAAATCCCCAAAAAATGAGTGTGGTTGGCTTGAGGCTCAAGGAAATGGGGTTTGATGTTACTTCTCCAGCATTTAGGATAGCTTTTACCACAATGTCGAAAGTTAGTCACTCCAATCTGGAAAGGAAATTGGAAACCTACAGAAGTGCGGGCTTTTCAGATGAGGAGATCCTTAATATTTTCAGATCACAGCCGACTTGCATGTTTTATACTGAGGAGAATATCAGGTCACTTGTGGCATTCTATGTTGATAGACTACATTTGAGCCCGTCACACTTGTCACAAAGACCGGCTTTTCTATTGCGTAGCCTGAAGAGGAGGGTTATTCCAAGGTGTTCTGTGATGCAAGTTTTGTGGTCAAGAGGCATTGTTCCAGAAGCTGGCAAGCTATCCACTATATTAATGATTAGGGAAAAGGACTTCTTACAGAAGTATGTtactagatatgaagcaaaagTTCCTGAACTGCAGGCTGCCTACCAGGGCGAACTTATGTTCAAAGAGTACAGTTTTCATTTGCGTGAAATTCGCCAGATTTCAATGTCAAAGGGATCATCTTCAAAAACTAAAGTAGCTTAG